The Robbsia betulipollinis genome includes a region encoding these proteins:
- a CDS encoding transposase, translated as MREEPDVIEVKPSTARRRFSTTFKRELVEQTLRPDVSMAAVALANGLNTNQLARWRREYLLGTGASPMPLPA; from the coding sequence ATGAGAGAAGAGCCGGATGTAATCGAGGTCAAGCCGTCGACAGCACGTCGACGCTTTAGCACGACGTTCAAGCGGGAACTGGTGGAACAGACGTTGCGCCCCGACGTCTCGATGGCCGCGGTGGCGTTAGCCAACGGCCTCAACACGAACCAGCTTGCCCGATGGCGGCGCGAGTATTTATTGGGTACGGGTGCCAGTCCGATGCCATTGCCCGCA